In the genome of Streptomyces racemochromogenes, one region contains:
- the rsmI gene encoding 16S rRNA (cytidine(1402)-2'-O)-methyltransferase, with translation MTAEQPRGAEAPSSHGVLVLAGTPIGDLADAPPRLAAELERADVIAAEDTRRLRRLTQGLGVHTTGRVLSYFEGNESARTPELVEALEAGRRVLLVTDAGMPSVSDPGYRLVAAAVEKDIKVTAVPGPSAVLTALALSGLPVDRFCFEGFLPRKAGERLGRLREVEGERRTLVYFEAPHRLDDTLAAMAEVFGAGRRAAVCRELTKTYEEVKRGGLGDLAAWAAEGVRGEITVVVEGAPAAAPGDVDDEELVRRVRVREEAGERRKEAIAAVAAEAGVPKREVFDAVVAAKNATQKMP, from the coding sequence GTGACAGCTGAACAGCCCCGCGGTGCCGAAGCCCCCTCCTCCCACGGCGTACTCGTCCTCGCCGGGACCCCCATCGGCGATCTCGCCGACGCCCCGCCCCGGCTCGCGGCCGAGCTGGAGCGGGCCGACGTGATCGCCGCCGAGGACACCCGGCGGCTGCGCCGGCTCACGCAGGGGCTCGGCGTGCACACCACCGGGCGCGTCCTGTCGTACTTCGAGGGCAACGAGTCCGCCCGCACCCCCGAACTGGTCGAGGCCCTGGAGGCCGGCCGGCGGGTGCTGCTGGTGACCGACGCCGGGATGCCCTCCGTCTCCGACCCCGGCTACCGGCTGGTCGCCGCCGCCGTCGAGAAGGACATCAAGGTCACGGCCGTGCCCGGGCCGTCCGCCGTGCTCACCGCGCTCGCGCTGTCCGGGCTGCCGGTGGACCGCTTCTGCTTCGAGGGCTTCCTGCCGCGCAAGGCGGGCGAGCGCCTGGGCCGGCTCCGCGAGGTGGAGGGCGAGCGGCGCACCCTCGTCTACTTCGAGGCCCCGCACCGGCTGGACGACACCCTGGCGGCCATGGCCGAGGTGTTCGGCGCCGGCCGGCGGGCCGCCGTGTGCCGCGAGCTGACCAAGACGTACGAGGAGGTCAAGCGCGGCGGGCTCGGCGACCTGGCCGCGTGGGCGGCCGAGGGCGTGCGCGGCGAGATCACCGTCGTGGTGGAGGGCGCCCCCGCCGCCGCTCCCGGTGACGTCGACGACGAGGAGCTGGTGCGCCGGGTGCGCGTGCGCGAGGAGGCGGGGGAGCGCCGCAAGGAGGCCATCGCGGCGGTCGCGGCCGAGGCCGGCGTACCCAAGCGCGAGGTGTTCGACGCGGTCGTCGCGGCAAAGAACGCGACACAAAAGATGCCGTAA
- a CDS encoding TatD family hydrolase: protein MSPSPSPSSPAPAAKAASKDVPPPLPEPLRVAVADSHTHLDMQSGTVEEGLAKAASVGVTTVVQVGCDVKGSRWAAETAAAYANVHAAVALHPNEAPRIVHGDPGGTSQPPRAGGGRSRQGARPGGGQSALDDALAEIEALAALDHVKAVGETGLDYFRTGPEGMAAQERSFRAHIEIAKRQGKALVIHDRDAHADVLRVLREEGAPERTVFHCYSGDAEMARECAAAGYYMSFAGTVTFKNAAPLREALAVAPLELVLVETDAPYLTPAPYRGRPNAPYLIPLTVRAMAAVRGIDEDAMATALAANTARAFDY, encoded by the coding sequence ATGAGCCCCAGCCCTTCCCCCTCCTCTCCGGCCCCCGCCGCCAAGGCCGCGTCGAAGGACGTACCGCCCCCGCTGCCGGAGCCGCTGCGGGTGGCTGTCGCCGACTCGCACACCCACCTCGACATGCAGTCCGGCACCGTCGAGGAGGGTCTCGCGAAGGCCGCGTCCGTGGGCGTGACCACCGTCGTCCAGGTGGGCTGCGACGTGAAGGGCTCGCGCTGGGCCGCCGAGACGGCGGCCGCGTACGCCAACGTCCACGCGGCCGTCGCCCTCCACCCGAACGAGGCCCCCCGGATCGTCCACGGGGACCCTGGGGGCACCTCCCAGCCCCCTAGGGCTGGGGGAGGTCGGTCCCGCCAGGGCGCCCGCCCCGGGGGCGGCCAGTCCGCGCTCGACGACGCGCTCGCCGAGATCGAGGCGCTGGCCGCGCTGGACCACGTCAAGGCGGTCGGCGAGACCGGCCTCGATTACTTCCGCACCGGCCCCGAGGGCATGGCCGCGCAGGAGCGTTCCTTCCGCGCCCACATCGAGATCGCCAAGCGGCAGGGCAAGGCCCTGGTCATCCACGACCGTGACGCCCACGCCGACGTCCTGCGCGTGCTGCGCGAGGAGGGCGCCCCCGAGCGCACCGTCTTCCACTGCTACTCCGGCGACGCCGAGATGGCCCGCGAGTGCGCCGCCGCCGGCTACTACATGTCCTTCGCCGGGACCGTCACCTTCAAGAACGCCGCGCCGCTGCGCGAGGCCCTCGCGGTGGCGCCGCTGGAACTGGTGCTGGTGGAGACCGACGCCCCGTACCTCACCCCCGCGCCCTACCGCGGACGGCCCAACGCCCCGTACCTCATTCCGCTGACGGTCCGCGCCATGGCCGCGGTCCGCGGCATCGACGAGGACGCCATGGCCACCGCCCTCGCCGCCAACACCGCGCGCGCCTTCGACTACTGA